GTACCCCTCAAATATATATTAACAACTTATTGGTTTATGACAACCTGACAACTCTCTCTCCTATTCCTCAATCAAACGATGACTTTATCATAGGAGGTGGATTTACCGGACGCATTGACGAGTTCAGATTATGGAACACGCTGCTTCCGATGGACTACAATTATTTCCGCTGCAACACACTTAACAAATGGGTTCCTCAATGGGACAATCTCATCGCATACTACAAATTTGACCAAAATTTATGTGAAAACATAGTCGATTATAAATTTAAACATCACGGTGTGATGGAACCGGGTGCAGAACGCGCTATTGTAACTGATAACGAAGAATTTAAATACCGGGTTGCAGCAGCGTATACTAGTTTTTCTCGTTTCTTTGACCGCGCTATAGATAAAGACAAATACCTGCTTGCAAACGACCTGATTGTTCTTGGTGTTAATTCAAAAAACGATGGAACATTATATATCAGCTATCCTAATAACCAAGGAACAGTTACAAACGGTGGATATCTCGCTGAATATAATGGAAGAAGTGGAGTACTTTCCTTGAATGGAACAGGAGCAAAAATGGAGGTAGGATCAGGCGCAATGAATCCAACGGATAAATACACTTTAGAAACCTGGATCTATCTAGAAGAATGGACAGAAGGAGCTTTTATCTTTAAGAAAGAAACACCAGACGGATCACAAGGTATCTCAATTCGTCTAGGCACAGCAGATAAGAATCAGGTGATTGTAAGAGTTAACGGACATGATTATGTTAATCAGAGACGATTAACCACAGGGAAATGGATCCACTTTGGAGTTTCCACTTTCTCTCAGGACCTTACAATTGAAGAAACATTCTTGTTTACTTACAACGGAGCCGGTTACTTCGGTGCTACCGGTTTGTGTGGTTCAGTAAAAGAGAGCTGGGTCCCCAAAGGGGGTGAAAATATTTCTGCAACAATTGGTGAAAATCTGAAAGCAAAATTTGACGAAACCGTTATCTGGCATTCCAACAAGGATGCTAATGGTATTAAGGCTGATATGAGCAGCCTGCCTGTACCTGGATTTGATAAGGTACTTACCGCCGATATAATGAATGCTGGAAACTCCTTCTGGAACTATGATAGACCAGAAAATGTGGGATACGACACTTATTCATACACAAACTACCTTAATATTATGCGCAGTGCGTACGATGGTTACAGGGGATTTCATATCCGTATGAGTGTAAGTGGACACGATGGTTGGGAAAATACATTTGCAGATGCAAACAAGAGAGTGATTTTTGCACAAAACCTAGCAAGGATAGCTAATGAATTTGATGGTGTGGACCTTGACTTTGAATGGTGCTACACACAGACATGCTGGGATAATTATGGAAAACTGTTGTTGGAAATTGATAAGCTACTGGGAAAGGATAAAATATTTTCTGTTTCTCCACATTATGTCTCATACGGCTTACGTCCCATGTATATGGACAGAGTGAACTACTTCACTTTCCAGATTTATGGACCCGCCAAAAATAATTTCCTCTGGTCTACTTATCTGGATGCTTACAACCGATTCACCACCCAGGGATACCCGAAGGATAAGATGGTGATGTCGTTTGCAACCACCACGTCCAACAGCTATGATGCAAGCGACAACAAACTAAGCATAGCTCCAACTGGAGTAAGAAATGGTTTACTGGACGGCAATTACACACCTGACATGGACAAAGTGATGGATGCTCAAGGGAACTACCGGTATATAACAGGTTACAATCAAACTTATAACCGTTGTAATCTGGTAAACGAAAAAAATCTGGCTGGAATCATGTACTGGGATATGGGTAATGATGTAAAAACATCGCATAAGTACAGCCTTGTGAAGGCATCCAGCTTCGGAATCAACAGTAATGTGGACACACTGGTGACTAAAGTGGATGTAACTCCTACAGCTATAACTTATATTAAAAAGGAACCTGGTAAAATCTCCATCTTTCCCAACCCCGTGAAAGAGACCCTTTTCTTCCAGCTACTGGGAGACGCAGAGCCTCATCGAATCCAAGTATTTAACACTAACGGATTATGTGTAATTAGCAAGGAACAAAAGGAAAATGAACTTTCCATTGACTCACTTCCTTGCGGCTCTTACATCTTACGAGTACTGACATCGAATGGAGAGACCTATAAAAACACATTTATCAAGAATTAATAATCAATCATCCTTATAACATGAAAAAACTTGTATATGCAACATTAGTAACCGGAC
The Bacteroides sedimenti genome window above contains:
- a CDS encoding LamG-like jellyroll fold domain-containing protein; this translates as MKKFFLLFFAVAGISLGTHAQVDNYALKLSSQGNVNFHAMPELNTLSSFTVQFWINPTQWVSGATIYSRGEDFSAKLGEQGNIIFIVGNQTITASSTGLIPGKWSQISFFCNNGTPQIYINNLLVYDNLTTLSPIPQSNDDFIIGGGFTGRIDEFRLWNTLLPMDYNYFRCNTLNKWVPQWDNLIAYYKFDQNLCENIVDYKFKHHGVMEPGAERAIVTDNEEFKYRVAAAYTSFSRFFDRAIDKDKYLLANDLIVLGVNSKNDGTLYISYPNNQGTVTNGGYLAEYNGRSGVLSLNGTGAKMEVGSGAMNPTDKYTLETWIYLEEWTEGAFIFKKETPDGSQGISIRLGTADKNQVIVRVNGHDYVNQRRLTTGKWIHFGVSTFSQDLTIEETFLFTYNGAGYFGATGLCGSVKESWVPKGGENISATIGENLKAKFDETVIWHSNKDANGIKADMSSLPVPGFDKVLTADIMNAGNSFWNYDRPENVGYDTYSYTNYLNIMRSAYDGYRGFHIRMSVSGHDGWENTFADANKRVIFAQNLARIANEFDGVDLDFEWCYTQTCWDNYGKLLLEIDKLLGKDKIFSVSPHYVSYGLRPMYMDRVNYFTFQIYGPAKNNFLWSTYLDAYNRFTTQGYPKDKMVMSFATTTSNSYDASDNKLSIAPTGVRNGLLDGNYTPDMDKVMDAQGNYRYITGYNQTYNRCNLVNEKNLAGIMYWDMGNDVKTSHKYSLVKASSFGINSNVDTLVTKVDVTPTAITYIKKEPGKISIFPNPVKETLFFQLLGDAEPHRIQVFNTNGLCVISKEQKENELSIDSLPCGSYILRVLTSNGETYKNTFIKN